A single region of the Pontibacter kalidii genome encodes:
- a CDS encoding AMP nucleosidase: protein MKSKEEIVSDWLPRYTGVPLDEFGEYILLTNFINYVRMFADRFGAEIKGQDKPMQTATANNITIINFGMGSAMAATVMDLLSAIKPKAALFLGKCGGLKRKTQIGDLILPIAAIRGEGTSDDYLPPEIPALPSFRLQRAVSSMIKKHEMDYWTGTVYTTNRRVWEHDDDFKDYLRQIRAMGIDMETATIFTVGFINEIPHGALLLVSDNPMIPEGVKTSESDKLVTTNYVEKHLSIGIDSLLELINSGESVKHMRFE, encoded by the coding sequence ATGAAGTCTAAAGAGGAAATTGTAAGTGACTGGCTCCCCCGCTACACCGGTGTGCCGCTCGACGAGTTTGGGGAGTACATTCTACTCACCAACTTTATAAACTACGTACGCATGTTCGCCGATCGCTTCGGCGCAGAAATAAAAGGTCAGGACAAGCCGATGCAAACGGCCACCGCCAACAACATCACCATCATCAACTTCGGGATGGGCAGTGCCATGGCCGCCACCGTAATGGACCTTCTGTCTGCCATTAAGCCCAAAGCTGCCCTGTTCCTGGGCAAGTGCGGTGGGCTGAAAAGAAAGACGCAGATCGGTGACCTGATACTCCCGATCGCGGCCATCCGCGGCGAGGGTACATCTGATGATTACCTTCCACCGGAAATACCCGCCCTGCCTTCTTTCCGCCTGCAGCGCGCGGTATCTTCTATGATCAAGAAGCACGAGATGGATTACTGGACCGGTACCGTGTATACCACCAACCGCCGTGTGTGGGAGCACGACGATGACTTTAAGGATTACTTGCGCCAGATCCGCGCCATGGGCATCGACATGGAAACAGCCACGATCTTTACCGTTGGCTTTATCAATGAGATTCCGCACGGTGCGCTATTGCTCGTTTCGGATAACCCGATGATTCCGGAGGGGGTGAAGACATCCGAAAGCGATAAACTGGTTACCACCAACTATGTGGAGAAGCACCTGAGCATCGGGATAGACTCGCTCCTGGAACTCATTAACTCCGGGGAATCTGTTAAACACATGCGGTTCGAATAA
- a CDS encoding isoaspartyl peptidase/L-asparaginase family protein — MRKYAIALHAGAETVKREEVTKEQEKLYREGLEEALQAGSTVLEKGGSALDAVAAAIERMENNPLFNAGRGGSLNIHGETDFDAAIMDGRNLNSGSAGNVRYVKNPIRLAKEIMRNCKHSFLAGTGAEEFALAQGLELEKPSYFVTEEKLKAWHKSVLDEQQRKGHDTVGAVALDQDGNLAAGTSTGGLANRLKGRISDSPVIGGGTYANNPYCAVSCTGEGEVIMRGAIAHEVYAQIKYADERLQQAADQAITMHREFLKGDIGLIALNQQAEVAFAFNTNLMKRGYSIGGEKPKIALWNSEKL, encoded by the coding sequence ATGAGAAAGTATGCTATCGCCCTACATGCCGGTGCGGAAACCGTGAAGCGTGAAGAGGTAACCAAGGAGCAAGAGAAATTATACCGGGAGGGGCTGGAGGAGGCGCTGCAGGCCGGGAGCACCGTGCTGGAGAAAGGCGGTAGCGCCCTGGATGCCGTAGCAGCCGCCATCGAACGTATGGAAAACAACCCGCTGTTTAACGCCGGCAGGGGCGGCAGCCTGAACATACACGGGGAAACGGATTTTGATGCCGCCATTATGGACGGCCGGAACCTCAATTCGGGTTCTGCGGGCAACGTGCGCTACGTTAAAAATCCCATCAGGCTGGCCAAAGAAATCATGCGCAACTGCAAGCACAGTTTCCTGGCGGGCACCGGTGCAGAAGAGTTCGCGCTGGCGCAGGGCCTGGAACTGGAGAAACCATCCTATTTTGTAACGGAGGAGAAACTGAAGGCCTGGCATAAAAGCGTTCTGGACGAGCAGCAGCGAAAAGGCCACGATACCGTGGGGGCCGTGGCCCTGGACCAGGACGGTAACCTGGCAGCGGGCACCTCCACCGGCGGCCTTGCCAACCGCCTGAAGGGCCGCATCTCCGACAGCCCGGTGATTGGCGGCGGCACCTATGCCAACAACCCTTACTGCGCTGTGAGCTGCACCGGAGAGGGCGAGGTGATCATGCGCGGTGCTATTGCACACGAAGTATACGCCCAGATAAAATATGCCGACGAGCGCCTGCAGCAAGCCGCAGATCAAGCCATTACTATGCACAGGGAGTTCCTGAAAGGAGACATAGGGCTGATAGCACTGAACCAGCAGGCGGAGGTTGCCTTTGCCTTCAACACCAACCTGATGAAGCGCGGCTATAGTATAGGCGGCGAAAAACCAAAGATAGCCCTATGGAATAGTGAGAAGCTTTAA
- a CDS encoding MFS transporter: MEKNNPTVTRAWCFYDWANSVYSLVITSTIFPIYFSAVARRPDGTSVVNFLGFELDSSVLFTYAISAAFLIIAFLSPFLTAIADYSGRKKMFLQLFCYLGSLSCAGLYFFTAETFTLSVILFVLATIGFSGSIVFYNAYLPEIATEDQYDRLSARGFSMGYIGSVILLIFNLAMIMQPQWFGIAAENSSLPPRIAFLSTGIWWLGFAQYTFYHLPGNVYQRKPKGSWILNGFKELKKVLDQVKGLPLLKRFLLAYFFYNMGVQTVMYLAAIFGEVELRLPSDVLIITILIIQLVAIAGAHAFARLSEKYGNVRALIVAVIIWIGICIGAYFTHGQLQFYALAAVVGSVMGGIQSLSRSTYSKLIPASTKDHASYFSFYDVTEKVSIVLGTLAYGLITQLTGSMRNSILALITFFALGLLFLFLMRSKRLVEAQPESAHAISGNQ; encoded by the coding sequence ATGGAAAAGAATAATCCCACCGTTACCCGGGCCTGGTGCTTCTACGACTGGGCGAATTCCGTTTACTCGCTTGTCATTACCTCCACCATTTTTCCCATCTACTTTAGTGCGGTGGCCAGGAGGCCGGACGGAACATCCGTGGTTAATTTTCTGGGTTTCGAGTTGGATAGTTCGGTGCTGTTCACCTACGCTATATCGGCGGCTTTTCTTATCATTGCCTTTCTCAGCCCTTTCCTTACGGCTATTGCCGATTACAGCGGCCGCAAGAAAATGTTCCTGCAGCTGTTTTGCTACCTGGGCTCGCTTTCCTGCGCGGGTCTATACTTTTTCACTGCCGAGACATTCACCCTCTCAGTTATACTTTTCGTACTGGCCACCATTGGCTTTAGCGGCAGCATTGTGTTCTATAATGCATACTTGCCCGAGATTGCCACTGAAGACCAGTACGACCGCCTGAGTGCGCGCGGCTTTTCGATGGGGTATATCGGCAGCGTGATCCTGCTGATCTTTAACCTGGCCATGATCATGCAGCCGCAATGGTTTGGTATTGCGGCTGAAAATAGCTCGTTGCCGCCGCGCATTGCCTTTCTGAGCACGGGTATCTGGTGGCTGGGATTCGCACAGTATACTTTCTACCACCTGCCAGGGAACGTTTATCAGCGCAAGCCAAAGGGAAGCTGGATACTGAACGGCTTTAAGGAGCTGAAAAAGGTGTTGGACCAGGTAAAAGGCCTGCCGCTGCTCAAACGCTTCCTGCTCGCGTATTTTTTCTACAACATGGGCGTGCAGACGGTGATGTACCTGGCGGCTATTTTCGGGGAGGTGGAGCTGCGGCTGCCGAGTGATGTGCTCATCATCACCATCCTGATTATACAACTGGTGGCCATTGCCGGGGCCCACGCCTTTGCCAGGCTGTCGGAGAAGTATGGAAACGTGCGGGCGCTGATTGTGGCGGTAATCATCTGGATCGGCATTTGCATCGGCGCATACTTTACGCACGGGCAACTCCAGTTCTATGCGCTGGCGGCTGTGGTAGGTTCTGTGATGGGTGGCATACAGTCGCTGTCGCGCTCTACCTACTCTAAGCTGATACCGGCTAGCACCAAAGACCACGCTTCCTACTTTAGCTTTTACGATGTAACCGAGAAGGTTTCCATTGTGCTGGGCACGTTGGCATACGGCCTGATCACGCAGCTGACCGGCTCCATGCGCAACAGCATCCTGGCGCTGATTACCTTCTTTGCGCTGGGGTTACTCTTCCTGTTCCTGATGCGTAGTAAAAGGCTTGTGGAGGCGCAGCCGGAAAGCGCCCACGCCATCAGCGGCAATCAGTAG
- the msrA gene encoding peptide-methionine (S)-S-oxide reductase MsrA: METATFGNGCFWCTEAIFQELKGVEKVLSGYAGGHVDNPTYKQVCAGTTGHAEVLQVTYDPEQVSYQELLEVFWSTHDPTTLNRQGNDIGTQYRSVIFYHNSEQKELAERYKQELDASGAFDAPIVTEIEPLGKFYPAEDYHLNYFNTHGHEPYCSFVIRPKVDKFRKVFGAKLKSA, translated from the coding sequence ATGGAAACAGCAACGTTTGGCAATGGGTGCTTTTGGTGCACAGAGGCTATCTTTCAGGAGTTAAAAGGCGTGGAGAAAGTGCTATCCGGCTATGCCGGCGGCCATGTTGACAACCCAACCTACAAGCAGGTATGCGCAGGCACCACCGGCCACGCCGAGGTGCTCCAGGTAACGTATGACCCGGAGCAGGTCAGCTATCAGGAGCTGCTGGAGGTGTTCTGGAGCACCCACGACCCCACCACCCTCAACCGCCAGGGCAACGACATCGGGACGCAGTACCGCTCTGTGATCTTCTACCACAACTCGGAGCAAAAGGAACTGGCCGAAAGGTACAAGCAGGAACTGGATGCCTCCGGGGCCTTCGATGCCCCTATTGTAACGGAGATTGAGCCCTTGGGTAAGTTCTACCCGGCCGAGGACTACCACCTGAATTATTTCAACACCCACGGGCACGAGCCTTACTGCAGCTTTGTCATCCGGCCAAAGGTGGATAAGTTCAGGAAGGTATTCGGTGCCAAGCTGAAGTCGGCGTAG
- a CDS encoding ABC transporter permease: MRRIWQSIKSLWKGKWGFRIALLYLALLLLLALVLPLLHLPYAPNYLDLQHPFLAPFTATAMESGHPLGTDGLGRDLLANVLFGARTAFLISLPVMLCAALVGMVLGTTAGYFGNRGLQQPLHRILRWVLSTPLLLYYGLYLPLKLYSWESGYRHVLLSFGLLLGLLILLWLLSEGLQRWFPYWRKAVAIPVDKGVMRLTEALTSIPRFVLILVLASFIPPSLPLLSLLLVFTLWPAIARLSRAEMLRIRQLPYFEAAQSIGNRPARLIWRHALPNLAGPVLVAFTFGLGGLLALESSLSFLNIGVPTTLVSWGRTISSIRSNTSAWWLVLFPGGLLSLTVLALYTCSYYFNQAFSSKSSQ; this comes from the coding sequence ATGAGGCGCATCTGGCAAAGTATAAAAAGCCTTTGGAAGGGCAAATGGGGGTTCAGAATCGCCCTGCTGTACCTGGCGCTGCTGCTGTTGCTGGCGCTGGTGCTTCCTTTGCTGCATTTGCCGTACGCTCCAAATTACCTCGACCTGCAGCACCCCTTCCTGGCGCCCTTCACCGCAACGGCTATGGAGTCGGGCCACCCACTTGGCACCGATGGCCTGGGCCGTGATCTACTGGCGAACGTGCTCTTTGGCGCCCGCACCGCCTTCCTGATTAGCTTACCTGTTATGCTATGCGCTGCCCTAGTGGGTATGGTGCTCGGAACTACGGCAGGATATTTCGGCAACAGGGGCCTGCAACAGCCATTGCACAGGATACTGCGCTGGGTCCTGAGCACGCCTCTGCTGCTGTACTATGGCCTGTACTTACCGTTGAAATTGTATAGCTGGGAGTCGGGATACAGGCACGTACTACTCTCTTTCGGCCTGCTGCTGGGCCTGCTCATACTTTTATGGCTCCTCTCAGAAGGTTTACAGCGCTGGTTCCCCTACTGGCGAAAAGCGGTAGCCATACCAGTAGACAAAGGAGTGATGCGGCTGACCGAGGCGCTCACGAGCATCCCGCGCTTTGTGCTTATCCTGGTGCTGGCTTCTTTTATCCCCCCTTCCCTGCCCCTGCTCTCACTGCTGCTGGTTTTTACACTTTGGCCCGCCATTGCCCGCTTGTCACGCGCCGAAATGCTGCGTATCAGGCAACTGCCGTACTTCGAGGCGGCCCAAAGTATAGGCAACCGGCCGGCGCGGCTTATCTGGCGGCATGCGCTGCCAAACCTGGCCGGCCCGGTTCTGGTAGCCTTTACGTTCGGATTGGGTGGGTTGCTGGCGCTGGAGTCCTCGCTCTCTTTCCTGAATATCGGGGTGCCTACCACGCTGGTTAGCTGGGGACGCACTATCTCCAGTATCCGAAGCAATACCTCTGCCTGGTGGCTGGTACTCTTTCCCGGAGGCCTGCTGAGCCTTACGGTTCTCGCACTTTATACTTGCAGCTATTATTTTAATCAGGCCTTTAGCTCAAAAAGCAGCCAGTAG
- a CDS encoding ABC transporter substrate-binding protein has product MSYSHAGALQIINLLFQSLLSADLGTNEIKPYLAKDMPSVERQDSTTLFTYEIREAAEWTNGSPVTAEDVAFTLKVAKAPLLNNESLKPQLEFIQDIRIDADNPRRFTFVCSGYAPEMELLTGDFFILPAYLYDPENLLRHIEVATLSGNPSELENDEKLKAFAVKFNSPDFGRDPALLQGSGGYTLENWENGQYLTLTRKKDWWGNNTSNTQHLTAIPQRVSFQVIPDMTTAVLALKNRQLDVLEGIPVAEFEQLQRQEPFLKDYALHTPDAYEFTYAGINTRRPKFADKRTRQAIAHLLGIESVIRVSQQDYATPTVGPIPPSVADFYNTSLKHYTSDPAKVTDLLKASGWKKEKGGWYKNINGKKEQLTIEVIFRAGNTSYENAAVILQQNAAQIGIPVHVQGVESSLLASKSKQHDFDLYFRSLGGNPFAFNFKPLLHSDYAKEGGLNYTGFGTPESDEILDRISGTVTSRQEQASLLKRLQEIMHEEAAFISMYYTKERIAIHQRFTNTKISGLKPNYDVSAFTLKEDE; this is encoded by the coding sequence GTGAGCTACAGCCACGCCGGTGCACTACAGATTATCAACCTGCTGTTTCAGAGTTTGCTGAGCGCCGACCTGGGGACCAATGAAATTAAGCCATACCTGGCTAAGGACATGCCCTCGGTTGAGCGACAGGACTCCACCACGCTTTTCACCTATGAAATAAGGGAGGCGGCGGAATGGACGAATGGCAGCCCTGTAACAGCTGAGGATGTGGCTTTCACGCTGAAGGTGGCAAAAGCTCCGCTGTTGAACAACGAGAGTCTTAAACCGCAGTTGGAGTTCATTCAGGATATCAGGATAGATGCAGATAACCCGCGCCGCTTCACGTTTGTGTGCAGCGGGTATGCGCCTGAGATGGAGTTGCTCACCGGCGATTTCTTTATACTGCCGGCCTATCTGTACGATCCTGAGAACCTGCTGCGGCACATAGAAGTGGCTACCCTGAGCGGAAATCCCTCCGAACTGGAAAACGATGAGAAACTAAAAGCATTCGCAGTCAAGTTTAACTCGCCTGATTTTGGGCGGGACCCAGCACTGCTGCAAGGCAGTGGCGGCTATACCTTGGAGAACTGGGAAAACGGACAATACCTGACGCTGACGCGCAAAAAAGACTGGTGGGGGAACAACACATCTAACACACAACATCTGACAGCCATTCCACAGCGCGTCAGCTTTCAGGTTATTCCGGACATGACAACAGCCGTTCTTGCCCTTAAGAACCGGCAGCTGGATGTGCTGGAGGGTATACCGGTGGCTGAGTTTGAGCAGCTACAGCGGCAGGAGCCCTTTCTGAAAGACTATGCCCTGCACACACCGGATGCGTACGAGTTTACGTATGCGGGCATCAATACCCGCCGGCCAAAGTTCGCTGACAAGCGCACGCGGCAAGCTATTGCCCATCTCCTGGGTATCGAAAGCGTGATCAGAGTATCGCAGCAGGACTACGCCACACCTACGGTTGGCCCCATTCCACCGTCTGTTGCCGACTTCTATAACACAAGCCTGAAACATTATACTTCTGATCCCGCCAAAGTGACGGATCTGTTAAAAGCATCCGGATGGAAAAAGGAAAAAGGAGGCTGGTACAAGAACATCAACGGAAAGAAAGAGCAGCTCACAATTGAGGTGATCTTCCGTGCAGGGAACACCAGCTATGAAAATGCAGCTGTTATACTCCAGCAGAATGCCGCGCAGATTGGGATACCGGTACACGTGCAGGGGGTGGAGAGCAGTCTGCTGGCGAGTAAGTCCAAGCAACACGACTTCGATCTATACTTTCGCTCGCTGGGCGGCAACCCTTTTGCCTTCAACTTTAAGCCGCTGCTTCACTCCGACTATGCCAAGGAAGGCGGGCTGAACTACACCGGCTTCGGCACACCGGAAAGCGACGAGATTCTAGACAGAATCAGCGGCACCGTTACCTCCCGCCAGGAACAGGCAAGCCTGCTGAAACGCCTGCAGGAAATCATGCACGAGGAGGCCGCCTTCATTTCGATGTACTACACAAAGGAGCGCATCGCCATTCACCAGCGTTTCACAAATACAAAGATCTCAGGCCTAAAACCTAACTACGACGTTAGTGCCTTCACCTTAAAAGAGGACGAGTAA
- a CDS encoding ABC transporter permease: MLVYLLRRILLAIPTIWLLGTLVFLLSRMLPGSFGEERFLNPEASFYNQSSQSSREAAFREYQQRTGQHLPLFYFSLSSYEQPQAPPNLQPEATQEQLELSYSYLLPQFNWNGTSNQYHHWLSGILTGDFSTSYRTGQPVLEMIRNSIGNTFWLLLTGMAVTLALALELSILIARKRMQRLRRLLLPSLFVVDSIPMLVLALLLLVLLANPDFLQLFPVYGMGYYAPDNLDFWQELGQQMQFMALPLLALVLVNLPYITNQVYNSLQASLQANFTRTARAKGLPEHLVIRRHALRNALLPLITIVSDFIPALVSGSILVETIYAIPGIGRLLIESVMARDYPVLVAIILVVLVVRMISYALADTAYVWADPRIKQKLA; the protein is encoded by the coding sequence ATGCTTGTGTACCTGCTCAGGAGAATTCTGCTGGCTATCCCCACCATCTGGCTGCTGGGAACGCTGGTATTTCTACTGAGCAGGATGCTTCCGGGCTCGTTCGGGGAGGAGCGCTTCCTGAACCCGGAGGCCAGCTTCTACAATCAAAGCAGCCAAAGCAGCCGGGAAGCGGCCTTCCGGGAGTATCAGCAAAGAACCGGGCAGCACCTACCTCTTTTCTACTTCAGCCTCTCCTCTTACGAACAGCCCCAAGCGCCGCCAAACCTGCAGCCGGAAGCCACACAAGAGCAACTCGAGCTATCTTACTCCTACCTGCTGCCACAGTTTAACTGGAACGGCACTTCCAACCAGTATCATCACTGGCTCTCAGGTATACTCACTGGTGATTTCAGCACCTCGTACCGCACGGGTCAGCCTGTGCTGGAAATGATCCGGAACAGTATCGGCAACACATTCTGGCTACTGTTAACAGGCATGGCGGTTACCCTCGCCCTGGCCCTTGAGCTAAGTATACTGATAGCCCGGAAACGGATGCAGCGCCTGCGGCGCCTGTTGCTGCCATCCCTATTTGTTGTAGATAGTATACCGATGCTGGTGCTGGCCCTGCTGCTGCTGGTGCTACTCGCTAACCCCGATTTCCTGCAGCTTTTCCCGGTGTATGGAATGGGGTATTATGCACCTGACAACCTTGACTTTTGGCAAGAACTGGGGCAGCAGATGCAGTTCATGGCACTGCCGCTCCTGGCGCTGGTACTCGTGAACCTGCCCTACATTACCAACCAGGTCTATAACTCGCTGCAGGCGTCGCTGCAGGCCAACTTTACGCGCACGGCCAGGGCAAAAGGGTTGCCGGAACACCTGGTCATCCGCCGGCACGCGCTGCGCAACGCCTTGCTGCCACTCATCACCATCGTATCAGACTTTATTCCAGCGCTGGTGAGCGGCTCCATACTTGTGGAAACCATTTATGCCATACCCGGTATAGGCCGTTTGCTGATTGAATCGGTGATGGCGCGGGACTACCCGGTGCTGGTAGCGATCATACTGGTGGTGCTGGTGGTGCGCATGATTTCCTACGCGCTAGCCGACACGGCCTATGTCTGGGCCGACCCACGCATAAAGCAGAAGCTGGCATGA
- a CDS encoding cyanophycinase, translated as MAKHKVSDHHKNKKEAPVPKGRLLAVGGSEDKGKQEKLKPEQANNTDFESEEILKFLVQELKGSNPTIAVIPTASDIPQEVGREYTRIFKELGINNVEVLDIRNREDARDPHHCEVIEKASAIYFTGGDQLRLTSILGGTRVLQLMKERFTYDDILIAGTSAGAMALSTPMIYEADTKGGFLKGDVRITTGLEFLKNVAIDTHFIERGRLVRMAQCIVTNPGCIGIGLEEDTAAYITEGRELEVVGSGLITIVDGMRLAKTNIYEIGTGEPFSAHNLCVHLLSPGEQYTIPTFDQLHL; from the coding sequence ATGGCTAAACACAAGGTATCTGATCATCATAAAAATAAAAAGGAAGCGCCGGTGCCAAAAGGCAGGCTACTGGCAGTAGGTGGCAGTGAGGACAAGGGTAAACAGGAAAAACTGAAGCCCGAGCAGGCAAACAACACAGACTTTGAGAGCGAGGAGATCCTGAAGTTCCTGGTACAGGAGCTGAAAGGCAGCAACCCCACCATTGCCGTCATCCCGACAGCCTCCGATATCCCGCAGGAGGTAGGCCGCGAATATACCAGAATATTTAAGGAGCTGGGGATAAATAACGTGGAGGTGCTGGACATTCGCAACCGGGAAGACGCGCGGGACCCGCATCACTGTGAGGTGATCGAGAAAGCCTCCGCTATTTACTTTACCGGCGGCGACCAACTCCGGCTCACCTCTATTCTGGGGGGCACCAGGGTGCTGCAACTGATGAAGGAGCGCTTCACCTACGATGACATCCTCATCGCCGGCACCTCTGCCGGGGCCATGGCCCTGTCCACGCCCATGATCTACGAGGCTGATACCAAGGGAGGTTTCCTGAAGGGCGATGTGCGGATCACCACCGGCCTGGAATTCCTCAAGAACGTGGCCATAGACACGCACTTTATTGAGCGGGGGCGCCTGGTGCGCATGGCGCAGTGCATTGTTACCAACCCCGGCTGTATCGGCATCGGCTTGGAAGAGGACACGGCTGCCTACATTACGGAGGGGCGCGAGTTGGAGGTGGTGGGCAGCGGCCTGATCACGATTGTGGATGGCATGAGGCTGGCTAAAACCAACATTTACGAAATCGGTACGGGCGAGCCCTTCTCGGCGCACAACCTGTGCGTGCACCTGTTGTCGCCGGGCGAGCAGTATACCATCCCAACGTTCGATCAGCTGCACCTGTAG
- a CDS encoding amidohydrolase gives MTKHLRTLSAALLLGGALLGSCTSTQTGSEAADLVVYNGNVYTVNESFDKAEAFAVKDGKILAVGTSEEIRGMYNASEELDAEGKTIYPGFIDAHAHFYNYGLSLQSADLVDTESFEEVVQKVTEQREKFPAAEWIIGRGWDQNDWPVKEFPTKDTLDLLFPDTPVLLTRIDGHAALANQKALDLAGVTPQTKMVGGLVEVENGKMTGILVDNAIDRVASKIPAPTEEESREALKIAEANTFAMGLTTVDDAGLDKATVDLMDDMHRKGELQMRVYAMLNPSQENQDHYFKNGPYKTDRLNVRSFKIYSDGALGSRGASLLKPYADKHNHYGFLLASEQEFRDIAAKLYEHGFQMNTHAIGDSANRLLLDIYGEVLGGENDKRWRIEHSQIINPADMAKFGQYNIIPSVQPTHATSDMYWAGDRLGKERIKHAYPFKELMQQNGYLALGTDFPVESINPFYTFHSAVARQDAKSWPEGGFQMENALSREEALRGMTIWAAKSNFEEHEKGSIEPGKFADFILVDRDLMTVEPTQMRDTQVLRTYLNGKLVFKK, from the coding sequence ATGACAAAACACCTACGCACCCTTTCTGCCGCCCTGCTACTGGGTGGCGCCCTGTTGGGCAGTTGCACCAGCACCCAGACAGGCTCCGAAGCAGCCGACCTGGTCGTATACAACGGCAATGTGTATACGGTGAACGAGAGCTTCGATAAAGCCGAAGCCTTTGCGGTGAAAGACGGCAAGATCCTGGCTGTCGGCACCTCTGAGGAAATCCGAGGCATGTATAATGCCAGCGAAGAGCTTGATGCCGAGGGCAAAACCATTTACCCGGGCTTTATCGACGCCCACGCCCACTTTTACAACTATGGCCTGTCGCTGCAATCGGCTGACCTGGTGGACACGGAGTCGTTCGAGGAAGTGGTGCAGAAGGTGACCGAGCAGCGCGAGAAGTTTCCTGCTGCAGAGTGGATCATCGGCCGCGGCTGGGACCAGAACGACTGGCCTGTGAAGGAGTTCCCGACCAAGGACACGCTGGACCTGCTCTTCCCGGACACCCCTGTGCTGCTTACCCGCATCGACGGACACGCGGCCCTGGCGAACCAGAAAGCACTGGATTTGGCTGGCGTTACGCCACAAACTAAAATGGTAGGCGGCCTGGTGGAGGTTGAAAACGGCAAGATGACCGGCATCCTGGTGGATAACGCCATCGACCGGGTAGCCAGCAAGATTCCTGCTCCAACAGAAGAAGAAAGCCGAGAGGCCCTGAAGATCGCGGAGGCCAACACCTTTGCCATGGGCCTAACCACGGTGGATGATGCTGGCCTGGACAAAGCAACGGTGGACCTGATGGACGACATGCACCGAAAAGGCGAGCTGCAGATGCGCGTGTACGCCATGCTGAATCCATCCCAGGAAAACCAGGATCATTACTTTAAGAACGGCCCTTACAAAACCGACCGGCTGAACGTGCGCTCCTTCAAGATCTACTCTGACGGTGCGCTGGGTTCGAGGGGTGCCAGCCTACTGAAGCCTTACGCCGATAAGCATAACCATTATGGCTTTTTGCTGGCCTCGGAGCAGGAGTTCCGTGACATCGCTGCGAAGTTGTACGAACATGGTTTCCAGATGAACACACATGCCATCGGCGACTCTGCCAACCGTTTGCTGCTGGATATCTATGGTGAAGTGCTGGGTGGAGAGAACGATAAACGCTGGCGCATTGAGCACTCGCAGATCATCAATCCTGCCGACATGGCCAAGTTTGGCCAGTATAACATCATCCCATCGGTGCAGCCCACGCACGCCACCTCGGATATGTACTGGGCCGGCGACAGGCTGGGCAAGGAGCGCATCAAACATGCTTATCCATTTAAGGAGCTGATGCAGCAAAACGGATACCTGGCACTGGGCACTGACTTCCCGGTTGAAAGTATAAACCCGTTTTATACTTTCCACTCGGCCGTAGCCAGGCAGGATGCCAAAAGCTGGCCGGAAGGAGGCTTTCAGATGGAGAACGCCCTAAGCCGTGAGGAAGCCCTGCGCGGCATGACGATCTGGGCAGCCAAGTCTAACTTTGAGGAACACGAGAAAGGAAGTATAGAGCCCGGCAAGTTTGCCGATTTTATACTGGTAGACCGCGACCTGATGACGGTGGAGCCAACGCAAATGCGCGACACGCAGGTGCTGCGCACCTACCTAAACGGCAAGCTGGTTTTTAAGAAATAG
- a CDS encoding type I restriction enzyme HsdR N-terminal domain-containing protein, with amino-acid sequence MDALNLPPFDYKVTKSGANYLIFDILRRKNVVLTPEEWVRQHFVHYLIHSLGYPKSLISIERGTTYNKLQKRTDLCIYNQEGKPHLLLECKAAHVPITQEVVKQVSTYNQTIQAKYVVISNGLQHYCWQVDFETRRYEPLAEVPGYNFE; translated from the coding sequence ATGGATGCCCTCAATTTACCTCCTTTTGATTACAAAGTTACGAAATCAGGCGCTAATTACCTGATTTTTGATATACTTCGCCGCAAAAACGTGGTGCTGACGCCGGAGGAGTGGGTGCGCCAACATTTCGTGCATTATCTCATCCATTCGCTGGGCTACCCCAAGAGTCTGATCAGCATTGAGCGCGGCACTACTTATAACAAATTGCAGAAGCGCACGGACCTGTGTATTTACAACCAGGAAGGTAAACCGCACCTGCTGCTCGAATGCAAAGCCGCCCATGTTCCTATTACGCAGGAAGTGGTTAAGCAGGTATCCACCTACAACCAAACAATCCAGGCCAAGTATGTCGTTATTTCCAATGGCTTGCAGCACTACTGCTGGCAAGTAGATTTCGAGACCCGCAGGTATGAGCCGCTGGCAGAGGTGCCGGGTTATAATTTTGAATGA